The following proteins are encoded in a genomic region of Zea mays cultivar B73 chromosome 9, Zm-B73-REFERENCE-NAM-5.0, whole genome shotgun sequence:
- the LOC100284316 gene encoding Small nuclear ribonucleoprotein SmD3b — translation MSRSLGIPVKLLHEAAGHVVTVELKTGEVYRGSMVECEDNWNCQLENITFTAKDGKVSQLEHVFIRGSRVRFMIIPDMLKNAPMFKRLEARIRGKGSAIGVGRGRAVAMRARAASGRGGGPVGRGSAPPVRR, via the exons ATGAGCCGGAGCCTGGGGATCCCGGTGAAGTTGCTCCATGAGGCAGCGGGTCATGTGGTGACGGTGGAGCTCAAGACCGGCGAAGTGTACCGGGGGTCCATGGTCGAGTGCGAGGATAACTGGAATTGCCAGCTCGAGAACATTACCTTCACCGCCAAG GATGGGAAGGTTTCGCAGCTGGAGCACGTCTTCATCAGAGGAAGCAGAGTGAG ATTTATGATTATACCTGATATGCTCAAGAACGCTCCCATGTTCAAGCGCTTGGAAGCGAGAATTAGG GGCAAAGGATCAGCTATTGGAGTTGGGCGTGGACGTGCAGTTGCAATGCGTGCTCGG GCTGCTTCTGGTCGTGGTGGTGGTCCTGTTGGGCGAGGCAGCGCGCCTCCTGTGAGGAGGTAG